One part of the Sciurus carolinensis chromosome 4, mSciCar1.2, whole genome shotgun sequence genome encodes these proteins:
- the LOC124982870 gene encoding olfactory receptor 8S1-like yields MAMKNSSVLSEFILLGLSSDPSIQVILFVLLLLIYLLTLMGNFLMLLVITADSHLHTPMYFFLRQLSFLDLCHSSVTAPKMLENMLSESKTIFVDSCLAQAFFVFATGGTEACLLAAMAYDRYVAISSPLLYGQVMSNQLCVGLVWVSWGLAFVDALINILLAVNLDFCEEQTIPHFSCELSSLFPLSCSDTSANFTVLLCSSVLHFFGTLVMIVSSYARIVSTILRVSSTTGRSKAFSTCSSHLTTVILFYSSGFISYLLPTSGSPLQMIFSLQYSVITPMLNPLIYSLQNKEVKAAMGRMVRKYFHPLM; encoded by the coding sequence atggCAATGAAAAACTCCAGTGTTCTCAGTGAGTTTATTCTTCTTGGGCTGTCTTCTGACCCTTCCATTCAAGTCATACTCTTTGTGTTGTTGCTTCTGATTTATCTCCTCACTCTGATGGGAAATTTCTTGATGCTGCTGGTGATCACAGCTGATTCTCAcctccacacacccatgtatttcttcttgagACAACTGTCCTTCCTAGATCTCTGCCACTCATCTGTCACAGCACCCAAGATGTTGGAGAATATGCTTTCTGAAAGCAAAACAATCTTTGTAGACAGCTGCTTGGCTCAGGCCTTCTTTGTGTTTGCCACTGGTGGTACTGAGGCCTGTCTGTTGGCTgcaatggcctatgaccgctatgttgCCATCAGCTCCCCTCTGCTCTATGGTCAGGTAATGAGTAACCAGCTCTGTGTTGGGTTGGTGTGGGTCTCCTGGGGACTGGCCTTTGTTGATGCGCTCATCAATATCCTGCTGGCTGTTAATTTAGACTTTTGTGAGGAGCAAACCATTCCCCACTTCAGCTGCgagctctcttctctcttccctctgtcttGCTCTGACACCTCTGCCAACTTCACCGTCCTGCTCTGCTCCTCTGTCTTGCATTTCTTTGGAACCCTTGTCATGATCGTTTCTTCTTATGCCCGCATTGTCTCCACCATCCTGAGGGTCAGTTCCACCACAGGCAGGAgcaaggccttctccacctgctcctcccacctcacTACTGTGATCTTGTTCTATAGCTCAGGTTTCATCAGTTACCTCTTACCAACCTCAGGTTCCCCTCTGCAAATGATCTTCTCCTTGCAGTACAGTGTAATCACACCTATGCTGAATCCCCTCATCTACAGCCTGCAGAACAAGGAGGTGAAGGCAGCTATGGGAAGAAtggtcagaaaatattttcatcctCTCATGTAG